Proteins encoded within one genomic window of Triticum aestivum cultivar Chinese Spring chromosome 2D, IWGSC CS RefSeq v2.1, whole genome shotgun sequence:
- the LOC123054412 gene encoding replication factor C subunit 3 translates to MAGTTAAAPMDIDAAAVRPATKGKATLSAAAAVKSSPWVEKYRPQSLADVAAHRDIVDTIDRLTDENRLPHLLLYGPPGTGKTSTILAVARKIYGSQYGNMILELNASDERGIGVVRQQIQDFASAHSLSFGAKPAVKLVLLDEADAMTKDAQFALRRVIEKYTRSTRFALICNHVNKIIPALQSRCTRFRFAPLDGTNVSERLQHVIKSEGLDVDKGGLTALVRLSNGDMRKALNILQSTHMASSQITEEAVYLCTGNPMPKDIEQIASWLLNEPFSTSFKYISDTKMRKGLALIDIIREVTMFVFKINMPSNVRVKLINDLADIEYRLTFACNDKLQLGALISTFTTARTAMVAAAA, encoded by the exons ATGGCCGGAACCACCGCCGCAGCTCCGATGGACATCGACGCCGCCGCCGTGCGGCCGGCCACCAAGGGCAAGGCGACcctctccgctgccgccgccgtcaaATCTTCGCCATGGGTCGAGAAGTACCGCCCCCAGTCCCTCGCCGACGTCGCCGCCCACCGCGACATCGTGGACACCA TTGATAGGCTTACAGATGAGAATAGGCTTCCACATTTGTTGCTCTACGGTCCACCTGGCACTGGGAAAACATCAACGATACTAGCTGTCGCGAGGAAGATATATGGCTCGCAGTATGGCAACATGATTCTTGAGCTCAATGCATCAGATGAACGTGGGATTGGTGTTGTAAGGCAGCAGATACAGGACTTTGCTAGTGCACACAGCCTCTCTTTTGG AGCAAAGCCTGCTGTTAAGTTGGTCCTCTTGGATGAAGCCGATGCCATGACCAAGGATGCACAATTTGCATTGCGAAGAG TCATTGAGAAGTATACAAGGAGCACAAGGTTTGCACTGATATGCAACCATGTGAACAAAATAATTCCAGCACTACAATCAAGGTGCACTAGGTTTAGATTTGCTCCACTTGATGGCACTAATGTTAGTGAGCGTCTTCAACATGTAATAAAATCTGAGGG ACTTGATGTCGATAAGGGTGGCTTGACAGCCCTCGTGCGGTTAAGTAACGGTGACATGAGGAAGGCTTTGAATATATTGCAG TCAACACACATGGCATCCTCACAAATAACAGAAGAAGCTGTCTACCTTTGCACGGGAAATCCCATGCCTAAAGATATTGAGCAGATAGCGAGTTGGTTACTAAATGAACCATTTTCAACCAGCTTCAAAT ATATATCTGATACAAAGATGAGAAAAGGTCTGGCCTTGATTGATATCATACGGGAGGTCACTAT GTTTGTGTTCAAAATTAATATGCCATCCAATGTACGAGTAAAGTTGATTAATGATTTGGCAGATATCGA GTATCGGCTAACCTTCGCCTGCAACGACAAACTGCAGCTTGGGGCACTGATCTCGACTTTCACGACTGCTCGGACGGCTATGGTTGCTGCCGCCGCCTAA
- the LOC123054411 gene encoding uncharacterized protein encodes MGQAWASLQEKLQGRHWKERQVRKITDKVFDRLTEDTQKPEKDALKFEEVYIAVLCVYNDINKYLPGPHYDPPSKERLKELMREFDIDMNGLLDREEFAEFIRKLTAESLCAISLKLIITLVAAPALALATKRATEGVPGVGKVVHKVPNAIYAAAITMAAVLIQRSAEGVE; translated from the exons ATGGGGCAGGCCTGGGCGTCTCTGCAAGAGAAGCTCCAAG GGCGGCACTGGAAGGAGAGGCAGGTGCGGAAGATCACCGACAAGGTGTTCGACCGGCTCACCGAGGACACCCAGAAGCCCGAGAAGGACGCCCTCAAGTTCGAGGAGGTCTACATCGCCGTCCTCTGCGTCTACAA TGACATCAACAAGTACTTGCCAGGGCCGCACTACGACCCCCCGTCCAAGGAGAGGCTCAAGGAACTCATGAGA GAGTTTGACATCGACATGAACGGTCTCCTGGACCGCGAGGAGTTCGCGGAGTTCATCCGGAAGCTGACCGCCGAGTCACTCTGCGCGATCAGCCTCAAGCTGATCATCACGCTGGTCGCCGCCCCTGCGCTGGCGCTGGCGACCAAAAGGGCAACCGAGGGCGTCCCCGGCGTCGGCAAGGTAGTGCACAAGGTGCCCAATGCCATCTACGCCGCCGCCATCACCATGGCTGCCGTGCTCATCCAGAGATCCGCCGAGGGCGTCGAGTAG